The following coding sequences are from one Bacteroidales bacterium window:
- a CDS encoding tyrosine-type recombinase/integrase: MKSMELNHKDFIRLEYGFREWLSLLGYAGTSVYGIPNSIREFLAWLEQNRIFDINNITSDHVNEYFETLRHRINTRREGGLSNSYLNKHSQALKRFSTYLRETSGNGFSVEIKTIKQERNIKDVLTIKEVQLLFDATNDTALGLRDRVMLSIYYGCGLRRNEGIQMDTDDILFDRKLLYIRKGKNYTERYVPVREKIIKYIADYINSGRTALIRESHSGNAFLLSERGERINGQSLLLRLKQLKEATGDTELMQKNIGLHSLRHSIATHLLMQGMKLERIAQFLGHKSLESTQVYAHTAAELEGK, from the coding sequence ATGAAAAGTATGGAATTAAATCATAAAGATTTTATACGGCTTGAATATGGCTTTAGGGAATGGTTAAGTTTACTCGGTTATGCAGGAACAAGTGTATATGGAATACCTAATTCCATTCGTGAATTTTTAGCATGGCTTGAACAAAACAGAATTTTTGATATAAATAACATTACATCTGACCATGTAAACGAATATTTTGAAACACTCCGGCACAGAATAAACACACGCAGAGAAGGCGGATTAAGTAACAGCTATCTGAATAAGCACTCGCAGGCATTAAAACGCTTCAGCACCTACTTACGTGAAACATCAGGAAACGGTTTTTCGGTAGAAATAAAAACAATAAAACAGGAACGGAATATTAAAGATGTACTTACCATAAAAGAAGTGCAGCTTCTTTTTGATGCAACCAATGATACCGCTTTAGGATTAAGGGACAGAGTAATGTTAAGCATTTATTATGGTTGTGGATTAAGAAGAAACGAAGGAATACAAATGGATACAGACGATATACTTTTCGACCGCAAACTTCTTTATATCCGGAAAGGAAAAAATTATACAGAACGCTATGTGCCGGTAAGAGAGAAAATCATCAAATATATTGCCGATTATATCAATAGCGGAAGGACTGCATTAATAAGAGAAAGCCATTCAGGTAATGCTTTTCTGCTTAGTGAAAGAGGAGAACGCATAAACGGACAGAGTTTGTTACTTCGCTTAAAACAACTGAAAGAAGCCACAGGCGATACTGAACTGATGCAAAAGAATATCGGGTTACATTCCTTACGCCACAGCATAGCCACACATCTACTTATGCAGGGCATGAAATTAGAACGCATTGCACAATTTTTAGGACATAAAAGTTTAGAAAGCACCCAAGTTTATGCTCACACAGCAGCAGAACTTGAAGGGAAATAA